From Nicotiana tabacum cultivar K326 chromosome 22, ASM71507v2, whole genome shotgun sequence, one genomic window encodes:
- the LOC107800228 gene encoding calmodulin-7: MADQLTDDQISEFKEAFSLFDKDGDGCITTKELGTVMRSLGQNPTEAELQDMINEVDADGNGTIDFPEFLNLMARKMKDTDSEEELKEAFRVFDKDQNGFISAAELRHVMTNLGEKLTDEEVDEMIREADVDGDGQINYEEFVKVMMAK; encoded by the exons ATGGCGGATCAGCTCACCGACGATCAGATCTCTGAGTTCAAAGAAGCCTTTAGTCTCTTTGACAAGGACGGAGATG GTTGCATCACAACTAAGGAGCTTGGAACTGTAATGCGGTCATTGGGGCAGAACCCAACCGAGGCTGAGCTTCAAGACATGATCAATGAAGTTGATGCTGACGGGAATGGGACCATTGATTTCCCAGAGTTCCTTAACCTGATGGCTCGCAAGATGAAGGACACTGATTCCGAAGAGGAGCTCAAGGAAGCTTTCAGAGTGTTCGACAAGGATCAGAACGGATTCATCTCAGCAGCTGAGCTTCGTCATGTCATGACAAACCTAGGCGAGAAGCTTACAGATGAAGAGGTCGATGAGATGATCCGTGAAGCTGATGTGGACGGCGATGGGCAGATCAACTACGAGGAGTTCGTCAAGGTCATGATGGCCAAGTGA